In the Neofelis nebulosa isolate mNeoNeb1 chromosome 11, mNeoNeb1.pri, whole genome shotgun sequence genome, one interval contains:
- the LOC131490503 gene encoding sphingomyelin phosphodiesterase 4-like isoform X2 yields MTTFRRRVAEWRPPSLRRATLWVPQWFPQVAVFNVPQEAAMAFPHLQQPSFLLASLKADSVNKPFAQRCQDLAKVIEDFPAKELHAIFPWLVESIFGSLDGVLVGWNLRCLQGRVSPVEYSIAMEFLDPGGPMMKLVYKLQAEDYKFDFPVSYLPGPVKASIQERVLPDSPLYHNKVQFPPTGGLGLNLALNPFEYYMFFFALSLITQKPLPGTLHIRTSDCAYFILVDRYLSWFLPTEGSVLPALSSSPGGPNPSPAPRTPTMPFASYGLHHTSLLKRHISHQTSVNADPASHEIWRSETLLQVFVEMWLHHYSLEMYQKMQSPHAKLEVLHYRLSVSSALHSPAQPSLQALHAYQESFTPTEEHVLVVRLLLKHLHAFSNSLKPEQVSPSTHSHATSPLEEFKRAAVPRFVQQKLYLFLQHCFGHWPLDASFRAVLEMWLSYLQPWRYAPEKQAQSSDCQARCVSERWAPFVQENLLMYTKLFVGFLSRALRTDLVSPKNALMVFRVAKVFAQPNLAEMIQKGEQLFLEPELVIPHRQHRLFTAPTFTGSFLSSWPPAVTDASFKVKSHVYSLEGQDCKYTPMFGPEVRTLVLRLAQLITQAKQTAKSISDQCGESTAGRPFLSWLGFCSTDANGSYAANDLDEMGQDSVRKTDEYLEKALEYLCQMFRLSEGQLTQLTLALGTTQDENGKKQLPDCVVGEDGLILTPLGRYQIINGLRRFDIEYQGDSELQPIRSYEIASLVRVLFRLSSAINRRFAGPMAALCSRADFLGSFCRYHLTEPGLADRHLLSPVARGCAARRPRGPRLSLRFLGSYRTLLSLLLAFFVASLFCIGPLPCALLLVLGYLLYAVAMTLLTERSKLHHL; encoded by the exons ATGACGACATTTCGGCGCCGGGTAGCCGAATGGCGGCCTCCGTCCCTTAGGCGGGCGACTTTATGGGTCCCACAG TGGTTTCCTCAGGTGGCCGTTTTCAACGTTCCCCAGGAGGCTGCTATGGCGTTCCCTCACCTGCAGCAGCCCAGCTTCCTCCTG GCTAGCCTGAAAGCTGACTCTGTAAATAAGCCTTTTGCACAGCGGTGCCAAGACTTGGCTAAAGTCATTGAGGATTTTCCAGCAAAG GAGCTGCACGCCATCTTCCCGTGGCTGGTAGAGAGCATTTTCGGCAGCCTGGACGGTGTCCTCGTTGGCTGGAACCTCCGCTGCTTACAGGGGCGAGTGAGCCCTGTGGAGTACAGCATTGCAATGGAGTTTCTAGACCCCGG TGGCCCAATGATGAAGTTGGTTTATAAGCTCCAGGCCGAAGACTATAAGTTTGACTTTCCGGTTTCCTACCTGCCT GGCCCCGTGAAGGCATCCATCCAGGAGCGCGTGCTCCCCGACAGCCCCCTGTACCACAACAAGGTCCAGTTCCCCCCGACGGGGGGCCTCGGCCTGAACCTGGCCCTCA ATCCGTTCGAGTACTACATGTTCTTCTTTGCTTTGAGCCTCATCACTCAAAAG CCACTCCCTGGGACTCTCCACATACGAACTTCAGACTGTGCCTATTTCATCCTCGTGGACAGATACCTGTCATGGTTCCTGCCCACAGAAGGCAGTGTGCTCCCCGCACTCTCCTCCAGTCCTGGGGGGCCCAACCCCTCACCCGCTCCCAG AACACCAACCATGCCCTTCGCTTCTTATGGCCTCCACCACACCAGCCTCCTAAAGCGACACATCTCTCATCAGACATCTGTGAATGCAGACCCTGCCTCCCATGAGATCTGGAGGTCAGAAACTCTGCTTCAG GTTTTTGTTGAAATGTGGCTTCATCATTATTCCTTGGAGATGTACCAAAAAATGCAGTCCCCTCACGCCAAG CTGGAGGTTCTGCACTACCGACTCAGTGTCTCCAGCGCCCTCCACAGCCCTGCCCAACCCAGCCTCCAGGCCCTCCACGCCTACCAA GAGTCGTTCACACCCACGGAGGAGCACGTGTTGGTGGTGCGCCTGCTGCTAAAGCATCTGCACGCCTTTTCCAACAGCCTGAAGCCTGAGCAGgtctctccctccacccactcTCACGCCACCAGTCCCCTGGAGGAGTTCAAACG ggccGCCGTCCCGAGGTTTGTCCAGCAGAAACTCTACCTTTTCCTGCAGCACTGCTTTGGCCACTGGCCCCTGGATGCGTCCTTCAGAGCT GTCCTGGAGATGTGGCTGAGCTACCTACAACCCTGGAGGTACGCACCTgagaagcaggctcagagcagCGACTGCCAGGCCCGGTGTGTGTCGGAGAGATG GGCACCCTTTGTGCAGGAGAATCTGCTGATGTACACCAAGCTTTTTGTGGGCTTCCTGAGCCGCGCGCTCCGCACCGACCTGGTCAGCCCCAAGAACGCGCTCATGGTATTCCGAGTGGCCAAAGTCTTTGCCCAGCCCAACCTGGCTGAAATGATCCAGAAAG GGGAACAGCTGTTCCTGGAGCCAGAACTCGTCATCCCACACCGCCAGCACCGACTCTTCACAGCTCCCACTTTCACCGGCAGCTTCCTGTCCTCGTGGCCCCCAGCCGTCACAGACGCCTCCTTCAAGGTGAAGAGCCACGTTTACAGCCTGGAGGGCCAGGACTGCAAGTACACCCCAATGTTTGGGCCCGAGGTCCGGACGCTG GTCTTGCGCCTGGCTCAGCTCATCACGCAGGCCAAGCAGACTGCCAAGTCCATCTCTGACCAGTGCGGGGAGAGCACGGCCGGCCGCCCCTTTCTGTCGTGGCTGGGCTTCTGCTCCACAGACGCGAACGGCTCCTACGCAGCCAACGACCTGGACGAGATGGGGCAGGACAGTGTCCGCAAGACAGACGAGTACCTGGAGAAGGCCCTGGAGTACCTGTGCCAGATGTTCCGA CTCAGCGAGGGTCAGCTCACCCAGCTCACGCTTGCCTTGGGGACAACTCAAGATGAGAATGGGAAGAAGCAGCTCCCAGACTGCGTCGTGGGGGAGGACGGGCTCATCCTCACGCCCCTGGGCCGGTACCAG ATCATCAATGGGCTGCGAAGGTTTGACATCGAGTACCAGGGTGACTCAGAGCTGCAGCCCATCCGGAGCTATGAGATCGCCAGCCTGGTCCGCGTGCTCTTCCGGCTGTCCTCCGCCATCAACCGCAGG tTTGCAGGCCCGATGGCAGCCCTGTGTTCCCGTGCCGACTTCCTCGGCAGCTTTTGTCGATACCACCTCACGGAGCCTGGGCTGGCGGACAGGCACCTGCTGAGCCCGGTGGCACGAGGGTGTGCGGCCCGCCGTCCCCGGGGCCCTCGGCTCAGCCTGCGCTTCCTGGGCAGCTACCGGACGCTGCTCTCGCTGCTTCTGGCCTTCTTCGTGGCCTCCCTGTTCTGTATTGGGCCCCTCCCTTGCGCCCTGCTCCTCGTGCTGGGCTACCTCCTCTACGCTGTGGCCATGACGCTGCTCACCGAGCGCAGCAAGCTGCACCATCTCTGA
- the LOC131490503 gene encoding sphingomyelin phosphodiesterase 4-like isoform X5, translating to MTTFRRRVAEWRPPSLRRATLWVPQWFPQVAVFNVPQEAAMAFPHLQQPSFLLASLKADSVNKPFAQRCQDLAKVIEDFPAKELHAIFPWLVESIFGSLDGVLVGWNLRCLQGRVSPVEYSIAMEFLDPGGPMMKLVYKLQAEDYKFDFPVSYLPGPVKASIQERVLPDSPLYHNKVQFPPTGGLGLNLALNPFEYYMFFFALSLITQKPLPGTLHIRTSDCAYFILVDRYLSWFLPTEGSVLPALSSSPGGPNPSPAPRTPTMPFASYGLHHTSLLKRHISHQTSVNADPASHEIWRSETLLQVFVEMWLHHYSLEMYQKMQSPHAKESFTPTEEHVLVVRLLLKHLHAFSNSLKPEQVSPSTHSHATSPLEEFKRAAVPRFVQQKLYLFLQHCFGHWPLDASFRAVLEMWLSYLQPWRYAPEKQAQSSDCQARCVSERWAPFVQENLLMYTKLFVGFLSRALRTDLVSPKNALMVFRVAKVFAQPNLAEMIQKGEQLFLEPELVIPHRQHRLFTAPTFTGSFLSSWPPAVTDASFKVKSHVYSLEGQDCKYTPMFGPEVRTLVLRLAQLITQAKQTAKSISDQCGESTAGRPFLSWLGFCSTDANGSYAANDLDEMGQDSVRKTDEYLEKALEYLCQMFRLSEGQLTQLTLALGTTQDENGKKQLPDCVVGEDGLILTPLGRYQIINGLRRFDIEYQGDSELQPIRSYEIASLVRVLFRLSSAINRRFAGPMAALCSRADFLGSFCRYHLTEPGLADRHLLSPVARGCAARRPRGPRLSLRFLGSYRTLLSLLLAFFVASLFCIGPLPCALLLVLGYLLYAVAMTLLTERSKLHHL from the exons ATGACGACATTTCGGCGCCGGGTAGCCGAATGGCGGCCTCCGTCCCTTAGGCGGGCGACTTTATGGGTCCCACAG TGGTTTCCTCAGGTGGCCGTTTTCAACGTTCCCCAGGAGGCTGCTATGGCGTTCCCTCACCTGCAGCAGCCCAGCTTCCTCCTG GCTAGCCTGAAAGCTGACTCTGTAAATAAGCCTTTTGCACAGCGGTGCCAAGACTTGGCTAAAGTCATTGAGGATTTTCCAGCAAAG GAGCTGCACGCCATCTTCCCGTGGCTGGTAGAGAGCATTTTCGGCAGCCTGGACGGTGTCCTCGTTGGCTGGAACCTCCGCTGCTTACAGGGGCGAGTGAGCCCTGTGGAGTACAGCATTGCAATGGAGTTTCTAGACCCCGG TGGCCCAATGATGAAGTTGGTTTATAAGCTCCAGGCCGAAGACTATAAGTTTGACTTTCCGGTTTCCTACCTGCCT GGCCCCGTGAAGGCATCCATCCAGGAGCGCGTGCTCCCCGACAGCCCCCTGTACCACAACAAGGTCCAGTTCCCCCCGACGGGGGGCCTCGGCCTGAACCTGGCCCTCA ATCCGTTCGAGTACTACATGTTCTTCTTTGCTTTGAGCCTCATCACTCAAAAG CCACTCCCTGGGACTCTCCACATACGAACTTCAGACTGTGCCTATTTCATCCTCGTGGACAGATACCTGTCATGGTTCCTGCCCACAGAAGGCAGTGTGCTCCCCGCACTCTCCTCCAGTCCTGGGGGGCCCAACCCCTCACCCGCTCCCAG AACACCAACCATGCCCTTCGCTTCTTATGGCCTCCACCACACCAGCCTCCTAAAGCGACACATCTCTCATCAGACATCTGTGAATGCAGACCCTGCCTCCCATGAGATCTGGAGGTCAGAAACTCTGCTTCAG GTTTTTGTTGAAATGTGGCTTCATCATTATTCCTTGGAGATGTACCAAAAAATGCAGTCCCCTCACGCCAAG GAGTCGTTCACACCCACGGAGGAGCACGTGTTGGTGGTGCGCCTGCTGCTAAAGCATCTGCACGCCTTTTCCAACAGCCTGAAGCCTGAGCAGgtctctccctccacccactcTCACGCCACCAGTCCCCTGGAGGAGTTCAAACG ggccGCCGTCCCGAGGTTTGTCCAGCAGAAACTCTACCTTTTCCTGCAGCACTGCTTTGGCCACTGGCCCCTGGATGCGTCCTTCAGAGCT GTCCTGGAGATGTGGCTGAGCTACCTACAACCCTGGAGGTACGCACCTgagaagcaggctcagagcagCGACTGCCAGGCCCGGTGTGTGTCGGAGAGATG GGCACCCTTTGTGCAGGAGAATCTGCTGATGTACACCAAGCTTTTTGTGGGCTTCCTGAGCCGCGCGCTCCGCACCGACCTGGTCAGCCCCAAGAACGCGCTCATGGTATTCCGAGTGGCCAAAGTCTTTGCCCAGCCCAACCTGGCTGAAATGATCCAGAAAG GGGAACAGCTGTTCCTGGAGCCAGAACTCGTCATCCCACACCGCCAGCACCGACTCTTCACAGCTCCCACTTTCACCGGCAGCTTCCTGTCCTCGTGGCCCCCAGCCGTCACAGACGCCTCCTTCAAGGTGAAGAGCCACGTTTACAGCCTGGAGGGCCAGGACTGCAAGTACACCCCAATGTTTGGGCCCGAGGTCCGGACGCTG GTCTTGCGCCTGGCTCAGCTCATCACGCAGGCCAAGCAGACTGCCAAGTCCATCTCTGACCAGTGCGGGGAGAGCACGGCCGGCCGCCCCTTTCTGTCGTGGCTGGGCTTCTGCTCCACAGACGCGAACGGCTCCTACGCAGCCAACGACCTGGACGAGATGGGGCAGGACAGTGTCCGCAAGACAGACGAGTACCTGGAGAAGGCCCTGGAGTACCTGTGCCAGATGTTCCGA CTCAGCGAGGGTCAGCTCACCCAGCTCACGCTTGCCTTGGGGACAACTCAAGATGAGAATGGGAAGAAGCAGCTCCCAGACTGCGTCGTGGGGGAGGACGGGCTCATCCTCACGCCCCTGGGCCGGTACCAG ATCATCAATGGGCTGCGAAGGTTTGACATCGAGTACCAGGGTGACTCAGAGCTGCAGCCCATCCGGAGCTATGAGATCGCCAGCCTGGTCCGCGTGCTCTTCCGGCTGTCCTCCGCCATCAACCGCAGG tTTGCAGGCCCGATGGCAGCCCTGTGTTCCCGTGCCGACTTCCTCGGCAGCTTTTGTCGATACCACCTCACGGAGCCTGGGCTGGCGGACAGGCACCTGCTGAGCCCGGTGGCACGAGGGTGTGCGGCCCGCCGTCCCCGGGGCCCTCGGCTCAGCCTGCGCTTCCTGGGCAGCTACCGGACGCTGCTCTCGCTGCTTCTGGCCTTCTTCGTGGCCTCCCTGTTCTGTATTGGGCCCCTCCCTTGCGCCCTGCTCCTCGTGCTGGGCTACCTCCTCTACGCTGTGGCCATGACGCTGCTCACCGAGCGCAGCAAGCTGCACCATCTCTGA
- the LOC131490503 gene encoding sphingomyelin phosphodiesterase 4-like isoform X3 yields the protein MPSSWAAHSCHLLARLAHPVLWFPQVAVFNVPQEAAMAFPHLQQPSFLLASLKADSVNKPFAQRCQDLAKVIEDFPAKELHAIFPWLVESIFGSLDGVLVGWNLRCLQGRVSPVEYSIAMEFLDPGGPMMKLVYKLQAEDYKFDFPVSYLPGPVKASIQERVLPDSPLYHNKVQFPPTGGLGLNLALNPFEYYMFFFALSLITQKPLPGTLHIRTSDCAYFILVDRYLSWFLPTEGSVLPALSSSPGGPNPSPAPRTPTMPFASYGLHHTSLLKRHISHQTSVNADPASHEIWRSETLLQVFVEMWLHHYSLEMYQKMQSPHAKLEVLHYRLSVSSALHSPAQPSLQALHAYQESFTPTEEHVLVVRLLLKHLHAFSNSLKPEQVSPSTHSHATSPLEEFKRAAVPRFVQQKLYLFLQHCFGHWPLDASFRAVLEMWLSYLQPWRYAPEKQAQSSDCQARCVSERWAPFVQENLLMYTKLFVGFLSRALRTDLVSPKNALMVFRVAKVFAQPNLAEMIQKGEQLFLEPELVIPHRQHRLFTAPTFTGSFLSSWPPAVTDASFKVKSHVYSLEGQDCKYTPMFGPEVRTLVLRLAQLITQAKQTAKSISDQCGESTAGRPFLSWLGFCSTDANGSYAANDLDEMGQDSVRKTDEYLEKALEYLCQMFRLSEGQLTQLTLALGTTQDENGKKQLPDCVVGEDGLILTPLGRYQIINGLRRFDIEYQGDSELQPIRSYEIASLVRVLFRLSSAINRRFAGPMAALCSRADFLGSFCRYHLTEPGLADRHLLSPVARGCAARRPRGPRLSLRFLGSYRTLLSLLLAFFVASLFCIGPLPCALLLVLGYLLYAVAMTLLTERSKLHHL from the exons ATGCCGTCTTCCTGGGCTGCGCACTCGTGCCACCTTCTCGCGCGCCTCGCACACCCGGTCCTG TGGTTTCCTCAGGTGGCCGTTTTCAACGTTCCCCAGGAGGCTGCTATGGCGTTCCCTCACCTGCAGCAGCCCAGCTTCCTCCTG GCTAGCCTGAAAGCTGACTCTGTAAATAAGCCTTTTGCACAGCGGTGCCAAGACTTGGCTAAAGTCATTGAGGATTTTCCAGCAAAG GAGCTGCACGCCATCTTCCCGTGGCTGGTAGAGAGCATTTTCGGCAGCCTGGACGGTGTCCTCGTTGGCTGGAACCTCCGCTGCTTACAGGGGCGAGTGAGCCCTGTGGAGTACAGCATTGCAATGGAGTTTCTAGACCCCGG TGGCCCAATGATGAAGTTGGTTTATAAGCTCCAGGCCGAAGACTATAAGTTTGACTTTCCGGTTTCCTACCTGCCT GGCCCCGTGAAGGCATCCATCCAGGAGCGCGTGCTCCCCGACAGCCCCCTGTACCACAACAAGGTCCAGTTCCCCCCGACGGGGGGCCTCGGCCTGAACCTGGCCCTCA ATCCGTTCGAGTACTACATGTTCTTCTTTGCTTTGAGCCTCATCACTCAAAAG CCACTCCCTGGGACTCTCCACATACGAACTTCAGACTGTGCCTATTTCATCCTCGTGGACAGATACCTGTCATGGTTCCTGCCCACAGAAGGCAGTGTGCTCCCCGCACTCTCCTCCAGTCCTGGGGGGCCCAACCCCTCACCCGCTCCCAG AACACCAACCATGCCCTTCGCTTCTTATGGCCTCCACCACACCAGCCTCCTAAAGCGACACATCTCTCATCAGACATCTGTGAATGCAGACCCTGCCTCCCATGAGATCTGGAGGTCAGAAACTCTGCTTCAG GTTTTTGTTGAAATGTGGCTTCATCATTATTCCTTGGAGATGTACCAAAAAATGCAGTCCCCTCACGCCAAG CTGGAGGTTCTGCACTACCGACTCAGTGTCTCCAGCGCCCTCCACAGCCCTGCCCAACCCAGCCTCCAGGCCCTCCACGCCTACCAA GAGTCGTTCACACCCACGGAGGAGCACGTGTTGGTGGTGCGCCTGCTGCTAAAGCATCTGCACGCCTTTTCCAACAGCCTGAAGCCTGAGCAGgtctctccctccacccactcTCACGCCACCAGTCCCCTGGAGGAGTTCAAACG ggccGCCGTCCCGAGGTTTGTCCAGCAGAAACTCTACCTTTTCCTGCAGCACTGCTTTGGCCACTGGCCCCTGGATGCGTCCTTCAGAGCT GTCCTGGAGATGTGGCTGAGCTACCTACAACCCTGGAGGTACGCACCTgagaagcaggctcagagcagCGACTGCCAGGCCCGGTGTGTGTCGGAGAGATG GGCACCCTTTGTGCAGGAGAATCTGCTGATGTACACCAAGCTTTTTGTGGGCTTCCTGAGCCGCGCGCTCCGCACCGACCTGGTCAGCCCCAAGAACGCGCTCATGGTATTCCGAGTGGCCAAAGTCTTTGCCCAGCCCAACCTGGCTGAAATGATCCAGAAAG GGGAACAGCTGTTCCTGGAGCCAGAACTCGTCATCCCACACCGCCAGCACCGACTCTTCACAGCTCCCACTTTCACCGGCAGCTTCCTGTCCTCGTGGCCCCCAGCCGTCACAGACGCCTCCTTCAAGGTGAAGAGCCACGTTTACAGCCTGGAGGGCCAGGACTGCAAGTACACCCCAATGTTTGGGCCCGAGGTCCGGACGCTG GTCTTGCGCCTGGCTCAGCTCATCACGCAGGCCAAGCAGACTGCCAAGTCCATCTCTGACCAGTGCGGGGAGAGCACGGCCGGCCGCCCCTTTCTGTCGTGGCTGGGCTTCTGCTCCACAGACGCGAACGGCTCCTACGCAGCCAACGACCTGGACGAGATGGGGCAGGACAGTGTCCGCAAGACAGACGAGTACCTGGAGAAGGCCCTGGAGTACCTGTGCCAGATGTTCCGA CTCAGCGAGGGTCAGCTCACCCAGCTCACGCTTGCCTTGGGGACAACTCAAGATGAGAATGGGAAGAAGCAGCTCCCAGACTGCGTCGTGGGGGAGGACGGGCTCATCCTCACGCCCCTGGGCCGGTACCAG ATCATCAATGGGCTGCGAAGGTTTGACATCGAGTACCAGGGTGACTCAGAGCTGCAGCCCATCCGGAGCTATGAGATCGCCAGCCTGGTCCGCGTGCTCTTCCGGCTGTCCTCCGCCATCAACCGCAGG tTTGCAGGCCCGATGGCAGCCCTGTGTTCCCGTGCCGACTTCCTCGGCAGCTTTTGTCGATACCACCTCACGGAGCCTGGGCTGGCGGACAGGCACCTGCTGAGCCCGGTGGCACGAGGGTGTGCGGCCCGCCGTCCCCGGGGCCCTCGGCTCAGCCTGCGCTTCCTGGGCAGCTACCGGACGCTGCTCTCGCTGCTTCTGGCCTTCTTCGTGGCCTCCCTGTTCTGTATTGGGCCCCTCCCTTGCGCCCTGCTCCTCGTGCTGGGCTACCTCCTCTACGCTGTGGCCATGACGCTGCTCACCGAGCGCAGCAAGCTGCACCATCTCTGA
- the LOC131490503 gene encoding sphingomyelin phosphodiesterase 4-like isoform X4, with protein sequence MQASSKKEWFPQVAVFNVPQEAAMAFPHLQQPSFLLASLKADSVNKPFAQRCQDLAKVIEDFPAKELHAIFPWLVESIFGSLDGVLVGWNLRCLQGRVSPVEYSIAMEFLDPGGPMMKLVYKLQAEDYKFDFPVSYLPGPVKASIQERVLPDSPLYHNKVQFPPTGGLGLNLALNPFEYYMFFFALSLITQKPLPGTLHIRTSDCAYFILVDRYLSWFLPTEGSVLPALSSSPGGPNPSPAPRTPTMPFASYGLHHTSLLKRHISHQTSVNADPASHEIWRSETLLQVFVEMWLHHYSLEMYQKMQSPHAKESFTPTEEHVLVVRLLLKHLHAFSNSLKPEQVSPSTHSHATSPLEEFKRAAVPRFVQQKLYLFLQHCFGHWPLDASFRAVLEMWLSYLQPWRYAPEKQAQSSDCQARCVSERWAPFVQENLLMYTKLFVGFLSRALRTDLVSPKNALMVFRVAKVFAQPNLAEMIQKGEQLFLEPELVIPHRQHRLFTAPTFTGSFLSSWPPAVTDASFKVKSHVYSLEGQDCKYTPMFGPEVRTLVLRLAQLITQAKQTAKSISDQCGESTAGRPFLSWLGFCSTDANGSYAANDLDEMGQDSVRKTDEYLEKALEYLCQMFRLSEGQLTQLTLALGTTQDENGKKQLPDCVVGEDGLILTPLGRYQIINGLRRFDIEYQGDSELQPIRSYEIASLVRVLFRLSSAINRRFAGPMAALCSRADFLGSFCRYHLTEPGLADRHLLSPVARGCAARRPRGPRLSLRFLGSYRTLLSLLLAFFVASLFCIGPLPCALLLVLGYLLYAVAMTLLTERSKLHHL encoded by the exons ATGCAGGCTTCGTCTAAGAAGGAG TGGTTTCCTCAGGTGGCCGTTTTCAACGTTCCCCAGGAGGCTGCTATGGCGTTCCCTCACCTGCAGCAGCCCAGCTTCCTCCTG GCTAGCCTGAAAGCTGACTCTGTAAATAAGCCTTTTGCACAGCGGTGCCAAGACTTGGCTAAAGTCATTGAGGATTTTCCAGCAAAG GAGCTGCACGCCATCTTCCCGTGGCTGGTAGAGAGCATTTTCGGCAGCCTGGACGGTGTCCTCGTTGGCTGGAACCTCCGCTGCTTACAGGGGCGAGTGAGCCCTGTGGAGTACAGCATTGCAATGGAGTTTCTAGACCCCGG TGGCCCAATGATGAAGTTGGTTTATAAGCTCCAGGCCGAAGACTATAAGTTTGACTTTCCGGTTTCCTACCTGCCT GGCCCCGTGAAGGCATCCATCCAGGAGCGCGTGCTCCCCGACAGCCCCCTGTACCACAACAAGGTCCAGTTCCCCCCGACGGGGGGCCTCGGCCTGAACCTGGCCCTCA ATCCGTTCGAGTACTACATGTTCTTCTTTGCTTTGAGCCTCATCACTCAAAAG CCACTCCCTGGGACTCTCCACATACGAACTTCAGACTGTGCCTATTTCATCCTCGTGGACAGATACCTGTCATGGTTCCTGCCCACAGAAGGCAGTGTGCTCCCCGCACTCTCCTCCAGTCCTGGGGGGCCCAACCCCTCACCCGCTCCCAG AACACCAACCATGCCCTTCGCTTCTTATGGCCTCCACCACACCAGCCTCCTAAAGCGACACATCTCTCATCAGACATCTGTGAATGCAGACCCTGCCTCCCATGAGATCTGGAGGTCAGAAACTCTGCTTCAG GTTTTTGTTGAAATGTGGCTTCATCATTATTCCTTGGAGATGTACCAAAAAATGCAGTCCCCTCACGCCAAG GAGTCGTTCACACCCACGGAGGAGCACGTGTTGGTGGTGCGCCTGCTGCTAAAGCATCTGCACGCCTTTTCCAACAGCCTGAAGCCTGAGCAGgtctctccctccacccactcTCACGCCACCAGTCCCCTGGAGGAGTTCAAACG ggccGCCGTCCCGAGGTTTGTCCAGCAGAAACTCTACCTTTTCCTGCAGCACTGCTTTGGCCACTGGCCCCTGGATGCGTCCTTCAGAGCT GTCCTGGAGATGTGGCTGAGCTACCTACAACCCTGGAGGTACGCACCTgagaagcaggctcagagcagCGACTGCCAGGCCCGGTGTGTGTCGGAGAGATG GGCACCCTTTGTGCAGGAGAATCTGCTGATGTACACCAAGCTTTTTGTGGGCTTCCTGAGCCGCGCGCTCCGCACCGACCTGGTCAGCCCCAAGAACGCGCTCATGGTATTCCGAGTGGCCAAAGTCTTTGCCCAGCCCAACCTGGCTGAAATGATCCAGAAAG GGGAACAGCTGTTCCTGGAGCCAGAACTCGTCATCCCACACCGCCAGCACCGACTCTTCACAGCTCCCACTTTCACCGGCAGCTTCCTGTCCTCGTGGCCCCCAGCCGTCACAGACGCCTCCTTCAAGGTGAAGAGCCACGTTTACAGCCTGGAGGGCCAGGACTGCAAGTACACCCCAATGTTTGGGCCCGAGGTCCGGACGCTG GTCTTGCGCCTGGCTCAGCTCATCACGCAGGCCAAGCAGACTGCCAAGTCCATCTCTGACCAGTGCGGGGAGAGCACGGCCGGCCGCCCCTTTCTGTCGTGGCTGGGCTTCTGCTCCACAGACGCGAACGGCTCCTACGCAGCCAACGACCTGGACGAGATGGGGCAGGACAGTGTCCGCAAGACAGACGAGTACCTGGAGAAGGCCCTGGAGTACCTGTGCCAGATGTTCCGA CTCAGCGAGGGTCAGCTCACCCAGCTCACGCTTGCCTTGGGGACAACTCAAGATGAGAATGGGAAGAAGCAGCTCCCAGACTGCGTCGTGGGGGAGGACGGGCTCATCCTCACGCCCCTGGGCCGGTACCAG ATCATCAATGGGCTGCGAAGGTTTGACATCGAGTACCAGGGTGACTCAGAGCTGCAGCCCATCCGGAGCTATGAGATCGCCAGCCTGGTCCGCGTGCTCTTCCGGCTGTCCTCCGCCATCAACCGCAGG tTTGCAGGCCCGATGGCAGCCCTGTGTTCCCGTGCCGACTTCCTCGGCAGCTTTTGTCGATACCACCTCACGGAGCCTGGGCTGGCGGACAGGCACCTGCTGAGCCCGGTGGCACGAGGGTGTGCGGCCCGCCGTCCCCGGGGCCCTCGGCTCAGCCTGCGCTTCCTGGGCAGCTACCGGACGCTGCTCTCGCTGCTTCTGGCCTTCTTCGTGGCCTCCCTGTTCTGTATTGGGCCCCTCCCTTGCGCCCTGCTCCTCGTGCTGGGCTACCTCCTCTACGCTGTGGCCATGACGCTGCTCACCGAGCGCAGCAAGCTGCACCATCTCTGA